From a single Accipiter gentilis chromosome 32, bAccGen1.1, whole genome shotgun sequence genomic region:
- the MID1IP1 gene encoding mid1-interacting protein 1: MQICDSYSQKYSLFNAMNRFIGAVNNMDQTVMVPSLLRDVPLLLEELDAAGAVCPQRETPLPPGDPGAYFSRRDMYSHYMLLKSIRNDIEWGVVQPPAGEEATRKKDKLGGGPAEEGEGEEDLEQQFHYHLSGLHSVLSKLTRKANVLTNRYKQEIGFSSWGQ; encoded by the coding sequence ATGCAGATCTGCGACTCGTACAGCCAGAAGTACTCCCTCTTCAACGCCATGAACCGCTTCATCGGCGCCGTCAACAACATGGACCAGACGGTGATGGTGCCCAGCCTGCTGCGGGACGTgccgctgctgctggaggagctggacgCGGCCGGAGCCGTCTGTCCCCAACGGGAAACCCCCCTACCCCCCGGCGACCCCGGCGCCTATTTTTCCCGTAGGGACATGTACAGCCATTACATGCTGCTCAAGTCCATCCGCAACGATATCGAGTGGGGGGTGGTCCAGCCGCCGGCGGGCGAGGAGGCGACCCGCAAGAAGGACAAGCTGGGCGGTGGGCCCGCCGAGGAGGGCGAGGGGGAGGAGGACCTGGAGCAGCAGTTCCACTACCACCTCAGCGGACTCCACTCGGTCCTCTCCAAGCTCACCCGCAAGGCCAACGTCCTCACCAACAGATACAAGCAGGAGATCGGCTTCAGCAGCTGGGGGCAGTGa